A single window of Dermacentor albipictus isolate Rhodes 1998 colony chromosome 1, USDA_Dalb.pri_finalv2, whole genome shotgun sequence DNA harbors:
- the LOC139054689 gene encoding uncharacterized protein, translating to MEIVPGETISPEDANDPGWIAAYNRKSRKVKASQPQGASSSTRGRRRDGDRTAGPNSAYQRLVATSRLPQLPRDTFRIIVRPRDGLNVAKSTPVQVEQALAMAAALAPQDLTEDSICPNVTHNIFIICTPSERNARAYATVQQIRMKDTTYRVAVYPAPPDDTCKGVVRGIDLELNDSQLRELIVTKRNPNALEVKRIKNTTAVTILFQGMQVPNYIYCGASIVRCTLFRRHTEVCYNCGNIGHRADVCPNPSTTWCRKCGIKTPAEDHQCSPHCTLCGGPHPTADKDCKRKFQVPYIVRQRRRRRRNRRGRSRSQGPSGASHSDSSAASGIPVATTRSRSVTPTPERRSALRSSRSRSRGRRSSRSCSRGRPTSGPTELTWADRVRGRHHQQEQRDVSSTRQMTSPSGAREAPWQTWSRHYSLP from the exons ATGGAAATCGTCCCCGGTGAGACGATATCGCCGGAAGATGCGAATGACCCGGGCTGGATTGCGGCGTATAACCGCAAATCACGCAAGGTAAAGGCCAGTCAACCACAAGGAGCAAGTTCAAGTACTcgtggcagacgaagggacggtgatcgcaccgccggaccgaacagcgcataccagcgcctcgtcgctacctcgagactccctcagctaccgagggacacgttccgtataatcgtgagaccccgagacggtcttaacgtggccaaatctacaccagtgcaggttgagcaagccctggcaatggcggcagccctggctcctcaagacctcacggaagactccatctgccccaacgtaactcataatatcttcatcatctgcacccccagcgaacgtaatgcaagagcatacgccacggtgcaacaaATTCGCATGAAAGACACTACGTATCGGGTCGCAGTATACCCGGCGCCACCCGATGatacctgcaaaggcgtagtccgaggcattgacctcgagctcaacgactcccaactccgagaactgatcgtcacgaaacgcaaccccaacgccttggaggtgaagagaatcaagaacaccacagccgtgacaatccttttccaaggaatgcaagtaccaaattacatctactgcggagcaagcattgttcgatgcacactctttcgcagacacacagaagtttgctacaactgtggcaacatcggtcaccgcgcggatgtCTGCCCTAACCCCAGTACGACGTGGTGCCGGAAGTGTGGCATCAAAACTCCAGCGGAAGATCACCAGTGTTCCCCTCACTGCACCCTGTGCGGCGGACCGCAccccaccgccgacaaggactgcaagCGCAAGTTTCAGGTCCCTTACATCGTTcgacagagacgccgccgcagacgcaaccgaCGCGGCCGTAGCCGCTCCCAAGGACCAAGCGGTGCCAGTCACAGTGACTCGAGTGCCGCCTCGGGCATTcccgtagcgaccacaaggagtcgctcggtcacgccgacacccgagcgccgcagcgccctacgcagcagccgctcccgctccaggggacgacgcagcagccggtcctgctccagggggcgccctacatccggccccacggaactgacgtgggccgaccgagtACGAGGGAGACATCACCAGCAGGAGCAACGGGACGTTTCATCTACCAgacag atgacatcaccatctggagcccgggaggctccctggcagacatggagcaggcattacagtctgccctag